A section of the Rattus norvegicus strain BN/NHsdMcwi chromosome 15, GRCr8, whole genome shotgun sequence genome encodes:
- the Mettl3 gene encoding N6-adenosine-methyltransferase catalytic subunit: protein MSDTWSSIQAHKKQLDSLRERLQRRRKQDSGHLDLRNPEAALSPTFRSDSPVPTAPTSSGPKPSTTSIVPELATDPELEKKLLHHLSDLALTLPTDAVSIRLAISTPDAPATQDGVESLLQKFAAQELIEVKRGLLQDDAHPTLVTYADHSKLSAMMGAVAEKKGLGEAAGTITGQKRRAEQDLTTVATFTSSLASGLGSSTSEPAKEPAKKSRKHAASDVDLEIESLLNQQSTKEQQSKKVSQEILELLNTTTAKEQSIVEKFRSRGRAQVQEFCDYGTKEECMKASDADRPCRKLHFRRIINKHTDESLGDCSFLNTCFHMDTCKYVHYEIDACVDSESPGSKEHMPSQELALTQSVGGDSSADRLFPPQWICCDIRYLDVSILGKFAVVMADPPWDIHMELPYGTLTDDEMRRLNIPVLQDDGFLFLWVTGRAMELGRECLNLWGYERVDEIIWVKTNQLQRIIRTGRTGHWLNHGKEHCLVGVKGNPQGFNQGLDCDVIVAEVRSTSHKPDEIYGMIERLSPGTRKIELFGRPHNVQPNWITLGNQLDGIHLLDPDVVARFKHRYPDGVISKPKNL from the exons ATGTCGGACACGTGGAGCTCTATCCAGGCCCATAAGAAACAACTGGACTCGCTTCGCGAGAGACTGCAGCGGCGGCGGAAGCAGGACTCTGGGCACTTGG acTTAAGGAATCCAGAAGCAGCACTGTCCCCAACCTTCCGTAGTGATAGCCCAGTGCCTACTGCCCCTACCTCTAGTGGCCCTAAGCCCAGCACAACGTCTATAGTCCCTGAATTAGCTACAGACCCTGAGTTAGAGAAGAAGTTGCTACACCACCTCTCAGATCTCGCCTTAACCTTGCCCACTGATGCTGTATCCATCCGTCTTGCCATCTCTACG CCAGATGCACCTGCCACTCAAGATGGGGTAGAAAGCCTTCTACAGAAATTTGCTGCCCAGGAGTTGATTGAGGTAAAGCGAGGTCTCCTACAAGATGACGCACATCCCACTCTCGTAACCTATGCTGACCACTCCAAGCTGTCTGCCATGATGGGGGCTGTGGCAGAAAAGAAAGGCCTTGGAGAGGCAGCAGGGACTATCACAGGGCAGAAACGGCGTGCAGAGCAGGACTTGACTACAGTGGCTACCTTTACCAGCTCTTTAGCATCTGGTCTGGGCTCTTCAACATCAGAACCAGCTAAGGAGCCAGCTAAGAAATCAAGGAAGCACGCTGCCTCAGATGTTGACCTGGAGATAGAAAGTCTTTTGAACCAACAGTCAACTAAGGAACAGCAGAGCAAGAAG GTCAGTCAGGAGATCCTAGAGCTATTAAATACCACAACAGCCAAGGAACAGTCCATTGTTGAAAAGTTCCGCTCTCGAGGTCGGGCCCAGGTGCAAGAATTTTGTGACTATGGGACCAAGGAAGAGTGCATGAAAGCCAGTGACGCTGATCGGCCTTGTCGCAAGCTGCACTTCAG ACGGATTATCAACAAGCACACTGATGAGTCTTTAGGTGATTGCTCTTTCCTGAACACCTGCTTCCACATGGACACCTGCAAGTATGTCCACTATGAAATTGACGCCTGTGTGGATTCTGAGAGTCCTGGCAGCAAGGAGCACATGCCGAGCCAGGAGCTTGCTCTTACACAGAGCGTTGGGGGCGACTCCAGTGCAGACCGACTCTTTCCACCCCAG TGGATCTGTTGTGATATCCGCTACCTGGACGTCAGTATCTTGGGCAAATTTGCAGTTGTGATGGCTGACCCACCTTGGGATATTCACATGGAGCTACCGTATGGGACGTTAACAGATGACGAGATGCGCAGGCTCAATATACCAGTACTACAGGATGatggctttcttttcctctggGTCACAGGCAG GGCCATGGAATTGGGCAGAGAATGTCTGAACCTCTGGGG TTACGAGCGGGTGGACGAGATCATCTGGGTGAAGACCAATCAGCTGCAGCGCATCATCAGGACAGGCCGGACAGGCCACTGGCTGAACCACGGGAAGGAGCACTGCTTG GTTGGTGTCAAAGGAAATCCCCAAGGCTTCAACCAGGGTCTGGATTGCGATGTGATTGTAGCTGAG GTTCGTTCCACCAGTCACAAACCAGATGAAATATATGGCATGATTGAGAGACTGTCCCCTGGCACCCGAAAGATTGAGTTATTTGGACGACCACACAATGTGCAGCCCAACTG
- the Mettl3 gene encoding N6-adenosine-methyltransferase catalytic subunit isoform X1, translating into MSDTWSSIQAHKKQLDSLRERLQRRRKQDSGHLDLRNPEAALSPTFRSDSPVPTAPTSSGPKPSTTSIVPELATDPELEKKLLHHLSDLALTLPTDAVSIRLAISTPDAPATQDGVESLLQKFAAQELIEVKRGLLQDDAHPTLVTYADHSKLSAMMGAVAEKKGLGEAAGTITGQKRRAEQDLTTVATFTSSLASGLGSSTSEPAKEPAKKSRKHAASDVDLEIESLLNQQSTKEQQSKKVSQEILELLNTTTAKEQSIVEKFRSRGRAQVQEFCDYGTKEECMKASDADRPCRKLHFRRIINKHTDESLGDCSFLNTCFHMDTCKYVHYEIDACVDSESPGSKEHMPSQELALTQSVGGDSSADRLFPPQWICCDIRYLDVSILGKFAVVMADPPWDIHMELPYGTLTDDEMRRLNIPVLQDDGFLFLWVTGRAMELGRECLNLWGYERVDEIIWVKTNQLQRIIRTGRTGHWLNHGKEHCLVGVKGNPQGFNQGLDCDVIVAEVRSTSHKPDEIYGMIERLSPGTRKIELFGRPHNVQPNW; encoded by the exons ATGTCGGACACGTGGAGCTCTATCCAGGCCCATAAGAAACAACTGGACTCGCTTCGCGAGAGACTGCAGCGGCGGCGGAAGCAGGACTCTGGGCACTTGG acTTAAGGAATCCAGAAGCAGCACTGTCCCCAACCTTCCGTAGTGATAGCCCAGTGCCTACTGCCCCTACCTCTAGTGGCCCTAAGCCCAGCACAACGTCTATAGTCCCTGAATTAGCTACAGACCCTGAGTTAGAGAAGAAGTTGCTACACCACCTCTCAGATCTCGCCTTAACCTTGCCCACTGATGCTGTATCCATCCGTCTTGCCATCTCTACG CCAGATGCACCTGCCACTCAAGATGGGGTAGAAAGCCTTCTACAGAAATTTGCTGCCCAGGAGTTGATTGAGGTAAAGCGAGGTCTCCTACAAGATGACGCACATCCCACTCTCGTAACCTATGCTGACCACTCCAAGCTGTCTGCCATGATGGGGGCTGTGGCAGAAAAGAAAGGCCTTGGAGAGGCAGCAGGGACTATCACAGGGCAGAAACGGCGTGCAGAGCAGGACTTGACTACAGTGGCTACCTTTACCAGCTCTTTAGCATCTGGTCTGGGCTCTTCAACATCAGAACCAGCTAAGGAGCCAGCTAAGAAATCAAGGAAGCACGCTGCCTCAGATGTTGACCTGGAGATAGAAAGTCTTTTGAACCAACAGTCAACTAAGGAACAGCAGAGCAAGAAG GTCAGTCAGGAGATCCTAGAGCTATTAAATACCACAACAGCCAAGGAACAGTCCATTGTTGAAAAGTTCCGCTCTCGAGGTCGGGCCCAGGTGCAAGAATTTTGTGACTATGGGACCAAGGAAGAGTGCATGAAAGCCAGTGACGCTGATCGGCCTTGTCGCAAGCTGCACTTCAG ACGGATTATCAACAAGCACACTGATGAGTCTTTAGGTGATTGCTCTTTCCTGAACACCTGCTTCCACATGGACACCTGCAAGTATGTCCACTATGAAATTGACGCCTGTGTGGATTCTGAGAGTCCTGGCAGCAAGGAGCACATGCCGAGCCAGGAGCTTGCTCTTACACAGAGCGTTGGGGGCGACTCCAGTGCAGACCGACTCTTTCCACCCCAG TGGATCTGTTGTGATATCCGCTACCTGGACGTCAGTATCTTGGGCAAATTTGCAGTTGTGATGGCTGACCCACCTTGGGATATTCACATGGAGCTACCGTATGGGACGTTAACAGATGACGAGATGCGCAGGCTCAATATACCAGTACTACAGGATGatggctttcttttcctctggGTCACAGGCAG GGCCATGGAATTGGGCAGAGAATGTCTGAACCTCTGGGG TTACGAGCGGGTGGACGAGATCATCTGGGTGAAGACCAATCAGCTGCAGCGCATCATCAGGACAGGCCGGACAGGCCACTGGCTGAACCACGGGAAGGAGCACTGCTTG GTTGGTGTCAAAGGAAATCCCCAAGGCTTCAACCAGGGTCTGGATTGCGATGTGATTGTAGCTGAG GTTCGTTCCACCAGTCACAAACCAGATGAAATATATGGCATGATTGAGAGACTGTCCCCTGGCACCCGAAAGATTGAGTTATTTGGACGACCACACAATGTGCAGCCCAACTGGTAA
- the Mettl3 gene encoding N6-adenosine-methyltransferase catalytic subunit isoform X2, whose product MMGAVAEKKGLGEAAGTITGQKRRAEQDLTTVATFTSSLASGLGSSTSEPAKEPAKKSRKHAASDVDLEIESLLNQQSTKEQQSKKVSQEILELLNTTTAKEQSIVEKFRSRGRAQVQEFCDYGTKEECMKASDADRPCRKLHFRRIINKHTDESLGDCSFLNTCFHMDTCKYVHYEIDACVDSESPGSKEHMPSQELALTQSVGGDSSADRLFPPQWICCDIRYLDVSILGKFAVVMADPPWDIHMELPYGTLTDDEMRRLNIPVLQDDGFLFLWVTGRAMELGRECLNLWGYERVDEIIWVKTNQLQRIIRTGRTGHWLNHGKEHCLVGVKGNPQGFNQGLDCDVIVAEVRSTSHKPDEIYGMIERLSPGTRKIELFGRPHNVQPNWITLGNQLDGIHLLDPDVVARFKHRYPDGVISKPKNL is encoded by the exons ATGATGGGGGCTGTGGCAGAAAAGAAAGGCCTTGGAGAGGCAGCAGGGACTATCACAGGGCAGAAACGGCGTGCAGAGCAGGACTTGACTACAGTGGCTACCTTTACCAGCTCTTTAGCATCTGGTCTGGGCTCTTCAACATCAGAACCAGCTAAGGAGCCAGCTAAGAAATCAAGGAAGCACGCTGCCTCAGATGTTGACCTGGAGATAGAAAGTCTTTTGAACCAACAGTCAACTAAGGAACAGCAGAGCAAGAAG GTCAGTCAGGAGATCCTAGAGCTATTAAATACCACAACAGCCAAGGAACAGTCCATTGTTGAAAAGTTCCGCTCTCGAGGTCGGGCCCAGGTGCAAGAATTTTGTGACTATGGGACCAAGGAAGAGTGCATGAAAGCCAGTGACGCTGATCGGCCTTGTCGCAAGCTGCACTTCAG ACGGATTATCAACAAGCACACTGATGAGTCTTTAGGTGATTGCTCTTTCCTGAACACCTGCTTCCACATGGACACCTGCAAGTATGTCCACTATGAAATTGACGCCTGTGTGGATTCTGAGAGTCCTGGCAGCAAGGAGCACATGCCGAGCCAGGAGCTTGCTCTTACACAGAGCGTTGGGGGCGACTCCAGTGCAGACCGACTCTTTCCACCCCAG TGGATCTGTTGTGATATCCGCTACCTGGACGTCAGTATCTTGGGCAAATTTGCAGTTGTGATGGCTGACCCACCTTGGGATATTCACATGGAGCTACCGTATGGGACGTTAACAGATGACGAGATGCGCAGGCTCAATATACCAGTACTACAGGATGatggctttcttttcctctggGTCACAGGCAG GGCCATGGAATTGGGCAGAGAATGTCTGAACCTCTGGGG TTACGAGCGGGTGGACGAGATCATCTGGGTGAAGACCAATCAGCTGCAGCGCATCATCAGGACAGGCCGGACAGGCCACTGGCTGAACCACGGGAAGGAGCACTGCTTG GTTGGTGTCAAAGGAAATCCCCAAGGCTTCAACCAGGGTCTGGATTGCGATGTGATTGTAGCTGAG GTTCGTTCCACCAGTCACAAACCAGATGAAATATATGGCATGATTGAGAGACTGTCCCCTGGCACCCGAAAGATTGAGTTATTTGGACGACCACACAATGTGCAGCCCAACTG